The Pyrus communis chromosome 12, drPyrComm1.1, whole genome shotgun sequence genomic sequence AAGTTTCAGATTTTGTAGTACTGAGCTTGAAATCTGATATCAGCTTAATTTCTTATTTCATTAGTCCTGGTTGGGAAATTTCTTTGaatattaattagttgaatttcTTTCACTTTAATTTTGTATGCGTAATAACTTCACAAGTAAGATGAACCACCATGTAACTTACGTACTCATAAAAATTTATCTGCACATACAATCGACTTGTTGTGCATTGATGCAATGGTTGTCTTTGCAAGCAAGGAAATGGGATGATTATAGGAAGCTACAGATAAACAGAGGCCGAGCCACTAAGGGATCAGAATATTTATGAGTCCGTCGTGCCTTTTTTATGCTACTTTATCAATCGAATACTAATAAAATTCAAGTGTGCCTCTTCTCAGTCCAAACTCTCTTTTCCTTTACGCCGCCTTCTTTCGCTCCATCTCTCTTACATCCTGCTTTTGTCATCaaattttctttgtattttctttagTCCTTtggtaatattttttaattttcttgccATAACTCTTTACCTCACATTCAAGTGTTTAAGTTTGTACAATGTTTTTAGTTCTCTGTATTGAATTTGATAGGTATTTCGATGTTTGTGCAATTTACTCCAACTTCATGTTGTGAGGCCCCTCCTCATATGAAATTCTGACTCTAATACTGCATATAGATATAAAGAAAAGCAACCTTTTtctaaattaaattaacaatattaaccAGTGTTTAATGCTGATAACCTCCATTACACCCGAACTTTTAATCTCAATCATGCATGTTGTGATTTAAGTATTCTCCATTTTCATAGGCTGAAGGGAGaattgtttgattgtttttgtCAATATACATTTCAATTTTCTAGTAGAGGTATTAAATAATCTCTTTAAATGGCTCTTGAAAAAACAGATGGAGATGCAGCTGCTACCCAATATTAAGTATTTTCCCTGCCACGAAACCTTCCATAATTTAATAGCAATGACTTGCTGCAACAGACTATTAAGATCCTTTAATATTACTTCTGCTAATTCATATATCAATTTGATTAACTCGCTTAATTTGCTCGGTGCTCGTCATTCCAAATGGCTTCTTAAATGAACACGCGTGATATGATAATTTGAGAAATAATGAAAACATTAATTggatataatataatatatatatatatatatatatagctattGGATAATAAGGCTATGATATATACTGGCTTGAATCAGCTGAATTCAGAAACTTAAGGATCGAGAAACTGTCCATTAATAAGGTTAATTTTGTGTGTGCACGTACGTGTGTGTCTCACATAAGCTAGGGCTTGACCGGAATTGCAATATACATACAGATCATCCGTCAATTAGAGAATGACCGTTCTTCAGATcattagaaaaatatatatgcCTGTATATATAGGGAGGGAACAAAGTGCATATGTgtctatattaaaaaattatatataaaaaacgaaaaatagACGAGGAATAAACGACACGAGGAGTTTTATTGATCAAGACAGAGAATAAGCAAGGTGGACTAGAACATGCATATTTCCAATTCAGTCTTTAAATAGATAAGGCATCAATAATAAATATCAGGGCACctcaaaccaaacaaaataacCAACACCAGACAAAGTAAACCTAACAAGTTGATGCATCATTCAGTTAGCTTCATGACGCACAATATAAGTTTATGTATGATACGAGGATGGATACGTGTATGGCGACATAATTTCCTCCAGCTAGCTAGGGAGCTAGACTACTCAAGAACAATATTGGAAGTTTAGAAACTGTTTGCTCAGACTTGATGAGTAGGTACGTAGTAGTATGCTACcacaacatcaacaacaacagaagcgatataatatatatatatatatatatatatatatataattttatgtgtatatatgtgtatatacgAGTGTATATACAAGGAATTATTAGTGTTTCAAAAATCtaatttggcactccaaactttctataattagaaagaaaaatacatttgtgagaagtatagaataagatttttgaagtactaataacaattatatttatatatatatatatatatatatgaaacctAAACTATTAATTTATTGGATCTTGATCACATCCTCCTACTCCCTCAAGAATACGAATTTGAAAGGAGTTTGGATTGATTTTCAAATTCTCGTCATGATCCCTAATTATTTACAATCCTCTCTCATTTAAGCCtggtaaaattttttatttggaacCGCTGCACTATTACCGTTAAAAATGTAACTGCAGCAGGATTTGGGCTTGAATATTAGAGGTAATTCTGATATATCATTAACACAAATATTtactaaatattttaaattttcaaacaaaaatatattttgagcaATGAGCCTTTTACCACATAGGTAGGAAGGAGTTGAGCCCTTACATGGTGTGGGTTCGAACTGAATTAGtggttaatctaacaaaatctatcgtttgacaaaaaaaaaaaaaacaaaaatatatttcaaattttattgtaACCTGATATCCTGATAGATTCACATATGTAATTAATCCAAATATAGTATTTTACTTTCATTAATGGAATAcctaaataattttattatttattattttgatcgTTGAATACCCTTGAATTACGCACCCAAATATTTTCAACTGAATTCCATTTCTCATCCTACTCTGGGAAATCTGCTCAAAAACCACCATAAGATATTATCTGACGAAGGATAAATGCATGTATCGATCGAGTATTAATAAGgatgaaaattatgaaaatattcAACACCTTTTAATATGCCTTTGAGCTTTGATCTCTCGTGAAGACTCATCACTATTCGCGGAAAGGTTAAGACTTTCTTAGAGAAAGCAGGATACAACCGCCTGCAACAATGCCTCGTTATCCACTTAGTAATATGATCTAGTGGtatctatttttatttgtaagcaAGAGGTCTTTGGTTCCATTATcgtcaaaagcgaatttgaatcagattattgctagcttattatgaggcttagcccaatattaatatagataatattgtttgttaaaaaaaaatcgtaATAAATGGATTCAAAGAGATCTATTTTATCTCGTAATCATTCTCATTCCCTTGTAGCCGTTACGCAAATTCGCACAAGTGAACAAACACAACCCCCACAAGATTTACGAGCACCCGTTCCTGCATATCCATACATGCATGTCTTCCCTTAATTGGACTATACAGTACTCATCAATCAATTTTCCAactataattaatatattaggCATAAGCTACtaccatgcatatatatatatatatatatatatatatatatatatattagacatGTTGATATAAGTATTTAACATGCATTGTAATTTATGGAACAATTAAGTTAATTAAACTCACCAACTAAATTAAATCTCCATATAAGTAATTGAACCACTAAATGAAACAAGTATAGTGCAAATTAATCTCTCCTTAATTAGTGAAACAAATTCATTGAGACCTTGTAATTAAAACAAGAAGGCATAATTGCTTTTAATATAAGTACTTAACACAAGGCTTCTAATACTTGGTACTGACTGCTTTTAAGCACTTAACAACGAGGCTCAACTGCTTTTAAGTGAAACTACTGGTGTAGGAGTAAAGGTAAAAATAAATGGAATGGTTGAAATGGAAGGTGGGTTTGACTTGTGTTGAGAGAATTGCAGTCTCAAGGTAgaatttttttagtgtgttagTAACATATCTCGGTATGGAATGGTTGAAATGGAAGGTGGGTTTGACTTGTGTTGAGAGAATTGCAGTCTCAAGGTAgaatttttttagtgtgttagTAACATATCTCGGTACAgtaagtgttataatacaaatcattataaataattcaaaattataaataattgtattattacacttgatgtctgataaatttaaaaaatctctctcacAAAGTGGAATCATGTTTGACTTTCGACACATGTGGTAGTCAGTGTGAAAAAAAACTCTTATAAGTTACAAGTTACAACCATGAAGGAAGGACATGAATCATCTCTGGATCCATTGGTCCTAATCCATCAAATTTTGTAATCTGGActattgaaattttttagttgttagatcaaatttcaattgtcCGGATCACGAAACTTAATAGATTAGGACCAATGGATCCGGAGGGATCCATGTCCATGAAAGAATTTAGCGGAATTAGAACGAAGGGAGGAAAGTTATAAAACAATAAAGGTCAAACGTAAAAGTTGTGGTGGAAACTGGGAAAGGATAAAAAGGGTATATTTGTCATTACAAGGGAGTGGGGAGCTGCATGAGGCAGCCGGGAAATGAGCAGTGTTGTCCACCGGTGGGTAGGACTAGCAAGTAGTAAGGTTTAGGGAGCTCCTATTAAAAGCTCAACGACTGCCCACCTGGCCCTGAGAATACCCCCTTCTATATTTGTGCCACCACacacagaaaaaaaagaaaaatactaagTAAGACTCTTTCAAAAGTGAGAACTTTCATGAATTATCCgtcacctcatatttttttacGCAATATCGTATAATGGTTGCATGATAAGTGTGCCAAAAAATATAAGATGGTagagagtctcacttttgaaATCGTCCCCTTAGCATTTTTCCACAGAAAAAACCAGAAAAATATTATGCCCTCCAATGGGGTGTGTTGAGAGAATTTAATTGCTTTGCCCatttgcttctctctctctgacCTTCAGGTGGTGTTATTAGTAGAAAAGCAAACGCTTTTAAAACTATCAGTTACGAAAAACACAGAAATCAGTGGAAGCGGGGATATAGTGATTTTGTTAAAACCGGGTTGTGGAGGGTTTAAGGAGGAAATGTGGTGGTTCGGAAAAATATATAGGGAAAGAGCATCAGTTATGGAAGCCAAGCACAGAGTCATTAGTACACCAAAATTTTTATAAACGGCTGTCAAGAGATTACCAAAGATTTCGACTTGATTTTAGAAAAGATTAAATATTGGACCGTGATTAACTTTTACCTAACAAAAAATCACCCACAAGTAAAAATATAATCTCTTGGCAGTGATTTTGTTAGGGTAAAAGTCAATCATGGGTCAAGATTTAATCTTTCCAAAATCAAGCCGATATCTTTGATAATCTCTTGATAGTCAGTTTATGAAATTTTTGGTGCATTGAAGCATCCTTTACTGATGCTCACATTTCCTCCTTAAACCCTCCACAACCACAACCCAGTTTTCCATATCCCATACACGTAtgggtgtgtatatatattacacaACCCACACACCACACCACACCACAAAGTCAAAACCCATATAAAATATCACAGTCAGTCTTGTTGTTTGCTTGCTGTCTCTCTCGTGGGACTTGGCTTCTTCTGCTGATCATAGAACCATTTAGTAGCTTTCTTCTATCTCCTTCCAAACTCAAGAGCGAGCTATAGTGTGAGTGCGACGAATTAATCCGAGGAGTACAAAAAATGGAGTATGGCAGCGGAGGCGGTGGCTCTGGTAGTGGAGACCACCACGACGAGGCCTCCGGCTCTCAGAGAAGGAAGAAGCGCTACCACCGCCACACTACTCACCAGATTCAGAGGCTTGAAGGGTAAGTCTAAAGTCTACGACTTTTGCTGTGCTTTTTTATGGGTTTGTTTGGTTGGAAAAAGCGATTAATTTGGTTGCATGTGTTTGGTATGAAGAATGTATAAGGAGTGCCCTCACCCAGATGAAAAGCAGAGGATGCAGTTGAGCAGAGAGTTGGGTTTGGCTCCTCGCCAGATCAAATTTTGGTTTCAAAACCGCAGGACCCAGATGAAGGTAAATTCTCTCTCACTCGCTCGCTCGCTCTTCCGCTTGAAAGTTACTGCACTTTTTTCTTCATTACTTTTGTGCCTCACTGCTGTACTACTAATGGCAGGCGCAAAACGAAAGAGCAGATAACTGCGCGCTTCGAGCAGAGAACGACAAGATCCGATGCGAGAACATTGCAATCAGAGAGGCCCTCAAGAATGTGATTTGCCCCTCTTGCGGTGTCCCTCCACTCAACGAAGATTCCTACTTTGACGAACATAAATTGCGAATGGAGAATGCCCAATTGAAAGAAGAGGTTTTTACTCGATTTTCCATTTCGCTTTTGTACTGAAGTGTCAAGCTTGATGCAATTTTCTCTTCAGTTACTGTGTTTATCTATTTTTTGGATATTCAAATTTTCGCTCTCTCATTCATTTGCAGTTAGATAGAGTGTCTAGTATTGCTGCAAAATACATTGGGAGGCCAATTTCCCAGCTCTCACCAGTTCAGCCTATTCATATTTCGTCTTTGGACTTATCAATGGCAAGTTTTGGGGGCCATGGGATGGCCGGACCTTCGCTTGATCTTGATCTTCTACCTGGGAGTGCTTCATCTTCCATGCCCAATTTACCTTACCAGCCTAATGGGTTTTCGGACATGGATAAGTCCCTCATGACTGACATTGCAACCAATGCCATGGAAGAGTTGCTTGGGCTTTTGCGGACCAATGAACCCTTGTGGATGAAGTCTTCTACTGATGGGAGGGATGTTCTTAATCTCGAAACCTACGAGAGGATTTTTCCGAGGGCTAATAGTCATTTGAAAAACCCCAATGTTAGAATTGAAGCATCAAGAGATTCTGGTGTGGTTATCATGAATGGTTTAGCATTAGTAGACATGTTTATGGACCCGGTAAttctctcctcctcctggttCTCTCTGTATTTTCATATAATTTGCGATTCCCAAACCTGAATTGTAGCTTAACTGTTTACATCCAAGAGTTTAACAATTTTAAGTTTGCAGAACAAATTTGGAGAGCTATTTCCAACAATTGTCTCAATGGCAAGAACAATCGAAGTAATATCATCTGGAATGTTGGGAAGTCATAGTGGCTCTTTGCAGTTGGTATgtggcttaaaattttattacACTTCTATTTTGCTTTGTCTAGTCTTATGCTGGAATTATGCCTGGATAAGTTCTTATCACTTGAAGGATGTTATTTAGATGTACAACGAGTTGCAAGTGCTTTCTCCATTGGTACCAACTCGGGAGTTCTACTTCCTTCGTTATTGTCAGCAAATCGAGCAAGGCCTGTGGATAATTGTTGATGTTTCTTACGATTTTCCACAAGATAACCAGTTTACAAGCCAGTGTCGATCTCATAGGCTTCCTTCCGGGTGCTTGATTCAAGACATGCCTAATGGATATTCCAAGGTTTGTTTCACAAACAAAAAGTATTTTTTCTGTATGTAAAATCTAAAATGTAATGGTATAACTTCGCTTACTTCTTCCATCATTGTGGAAAAAAATAGGTTACTTGGGTGGAACATGTGGAAATAGAAGACAAAGTTCCAACTCATCGGATTTATAGAGATCTTATTCACAGCGGATTAGCATTTGGAGCTGAACGATGGCTTGCTGCTCTGCAGAGAATGTGTGAAAGATTTGCTTGTCTAATGGTTTCAGGAACTTCTACAAGAGATCTTGAAGGAGGTAGCTTCaattttcaacaccaaagttaTTCAACGATCATTTACCATTCTCCCCTAGAAGCTTAATCTcaacattattttctttttgttgtgaaTCAATCAGTGATTCCATCCCCTGAAGGAAAGAGGAGCATGATGAAACTAGCTCAAAGGATGGTGAACAACTTCTGCGCAAGCATTAGCTCATCCAACGGACATAGATGGACCACCCTTTCTGGGACGAACGAGATTGGAGTGCGAGTCACCATCCATAAGATCACTGATCCTGGCCAGCCCAATGGCGTGGTTCTTAGTGCGGCTACTACTATTTGGCTCCCCTTATCACCGCAGAAtgtcttcaattttttcaaggatgaaaGAACTCGACCTCAGGTACATTTATGCTTGCtagaaaatgtttttcaaatctTGTAACTTACTAATCAGATTAAATTAGCTGCAACTTATAaattggttttgatttttcCTCTAGTGGGATGTGCTTTCAAATGGCAATGCAGTGCAAGATGTTGCCCACATAGCAAATGGCTCACATCCAGGGAACTGCATATCTGTTCTTCGAGTAAGACAACTCTATATTTGCGAAACAAGTTATTCTGTTTTTCacattagcactccaaaaatgtCTTTATGTTCCCCTCCCCGTCTTTATTTTTACGTTAGGAAGAAATGTAAAATGACCTTTTTGGAGTGCATATAGCAGCTCTCTTTGTATTTTATTGTGAAACGCAAATTATTTTAAGGACTACTTAATTAATCGCATAGTGCAACTTATTTTCCTTGTACTGTATAGGCATTCAACACTAGCCAGAACAACATGTTGATACTCCAACAGAGCTGCATAGACTCATCAGGCTCACTTGTTGTGTACTCCCCTGTTGACCTACCGGCCATAAACATAGCAATGAGCGGTGAGGATCCTTCTTACATTCCTCTGCTGCCCTCAGGGTTCTCCATTTCTCCCGACGGGCAGGCAGATCAAGGGGACTGCGCCTCATCGAGTTCTTGCAATGCAACTGGAAGTGGATCACTAATCACAGTGGCATTTCAAATTCTGGTGAGCAGCTTGCCATCCACTAAACTGAACTTGGAGTCGGTAAATACCGTTAATACCCTAATCGGAAACACTGTGCAGCAAATTAAGACAGCCTTGAATTGCAATAGTTCCTGATGATGATCACTCTCTGCTACACAACTGTTTTTTCTTGTCTACCATTGATCTTAAATATTTCTGATCAGAAATGATCAGAGGTATTCAATGTGGGACAGATCATCTGCGTTagttgaaaactttgaatgcCCTCTCATCAAAGATCTGAAGCTTCATTTACTTCCACTGCTGCTGCTGATGGTTCAGAAGAGCTGTGTTTTTGCTTCCAAGGTTCATCACAATTTACACCaactacaaattttttttttttttttgggtggggTAGGTTTTTGTTCTGGCCAGTGATTTTAACGCTCGTCTTTTAACCTCATGTACTCCTTCTGCGAGTGCGTAAAAAATTTTAACGCTCGTCTTTTGACCTCATGTTGGGATTGCGCGTGGATAGAAGAGGTGTTAAAATCACTAGCCTTTGTTTTTGAGTTGTCTTTGTTATTTTGCAAATTTCGTTTTGGAAAAGTAGAGCATTAAAAGAGGGAGTCAAGAACGCACCATACCCGTCTTCTTTCTTGCTGAATTTCTCTCCGTCCATCTCTCTCcatcaaaaaaaaaaggttgtatGGTTCGGGCATTGACTTCTTGTTCATCAACTTATGTATCttaatttaaaccatatttgaATTTCCTCTCAACTTTTCCTTCTTGACAAATCAAACGTGCCTTGATTAATTTGTGTATATTTTTCAGTTTAGTGAGCGGAAGGAAACGTAAACAAAGTTGTCTGAtaggaaaattttcaattttcaatttgaacAGACTAGTATAagctaaaattaaaatacataatttaTAATATGTTTTACGAATGACGTGATCAAATACTCTTAcctaaatttttgttatttgaagAGGAACGATAAATATTAAATAGCCAAGAGTTGAGTGCAATGAAACTAGGGCCAACACGTTGACCATTGGAGGGGATCCTTGGCTTCAATTTGTGGGGCTCCATCTCCATGCTTTTCCTTGAGGCTGGAAACGTGGAAATTGAGCTTAAAGATCTCAAATTTTACGCCTCGGCATTCTCCGGAGGGAAAATGCATTTCCTTGATGAACTTTGATTGATATGACCCTGATCGACTAACTGTCCACTTATTACGTCACTTAACCAAATTCTTTGAGTTTGAGTTGGATTGGTCAGTTTGTTGAATAAAGGTAGATCCCATCAATCAATCTAGGACTTTTGAACCTTTTGGAGCTTTCTTTGTCTAAATAAATGGCAACCAATAGGTACTactaattaaaactaaggtttgGCCCTTCAAACtaaatatttacatatttttttagtcACGTTGGAACACCAAAAAGCTTAAGAATAAGGAATGCTAAAATCACTTGCTAAACGAGGAGCGTTAAAATCGGTGTTTGCTAGAGTCATGGGAGAAgcggaagaagaaggtgaatatCATCATCAACCCCAGCTTACATCTTAAGCCATGCCGCTACAGAAACAGTCGGTCATAATTCATAAATATGGGGTTCATCAAAGTTAGCAGCACACAAGATAATAAATTGGACTTGGTTTGTTATTGCCTAATGCCTATGGATCAGCCCAAAGCAAAACTTTATATTAGTTTAATGTTTGTGAGGAGACTGAGCAAGCGAGAGCCGAAGGTGCTGCAACAAAACCAGTATGGTATAGTCAGCCATAAAGACAGGGTCTTAAAACACCATCAATGCTTCATGTTACTCTATCTCTACAGCTAGCTATAGCTTCCCACTTTCCACACCCTCCatccatcatcattcaccatGCAACCCTAGCTTTCCACCACTCTACTCGGTAAACCTATTAAGTACACTACCTACCTTTGCCTTGTTACCTCTTCGGGTTGAACTGCGGGTTATGTTTCGTTGACATGATCATAAACCCCCTCCccaataaaaattattaggtgtgGATGATCAAATTGCGTGTTTGTTTAATTGCAGATAGAAAACATCTATCTTACACGCTACTTGTTTTTAGCCATTATTATCTCATCCCCTTATGTTTGGTGCATGTGTACGGACATCCGGATTAAAGAATTTCTCTCAAATCACAAAAGACaaaagtattttattaattaaatccaTCTAATTTGATTTGTATTATATGATATACTATACAGCCTACCATGTGGTTGTCTGCACAGGTTTACTTCATTAGTACTATGTAGGGTTTTATTAAATGACCTTGATGGTAGAGTTACGATCAGAAAAGAGGAAATTAGGAAGGCAGACATTGACATTTCTCCAAATGCAATAACCCCACAAGCCTAGACTCTAGaccttatttttcaaatttcaattgataAAGCTATCAATTTTAAGTATGCCGTCGATTTATGATCGCTATATCATTGTTATTTAATcgtaatataattaatatttaattttaatcagTTAAATAATTGAGATTTAACATGTGAGCATTTTAGGCCAATTTTATATATACaccacatacatacatacatacatatatatacatatatatatgtatatatatatatatgtatacataacaagagggatccctatttttttttttaaatatggggACACCTTcttgaccgttagatttgacCTTAATGAAATTGTATGGTTGAGATTGGGGAACCCTCTTGTTAAAGGATTCctacacacacacccacacataCATACATTGCTAAATGTTTGGTTTAGAAGATTGGCCTGAGTCTGATAAGAGAGTTGGCAAACTGGCGAGCCTATGTTTTATGGGCTTCTCACCAACAACACTCAGCCCATTATGAACATATAACAATGCCCAAACTCCTAAAGCTGAAGTGGGCTTTTAACATGAATTTTCGGAAGCGTGAAAACAACATGAATCTCTGATTCTCTTGGGAGAAGGCCATTTTGGGAATCATACATAATACCACTAATGCCTctcccttccttttttttttttttttttttttcttccaataatGCCTCTCCCT encodes the following:
- the LOC137711654 gene encoding homeobox-leucine zipper protein HDG11-like → MEYGSGGGGSGSGDHHDEASGSQRRKKRYHRHTTHQIQRLEGMYKECPHPDEKQRMQLSRELGLAPRQIKFWFQNRRTQMKAQNERADNCALRAENDKIRCENIAIREALKNVICPSCGVPPLNEDSYFDEHKLRMENAQLKEELDRVSSIAAKYIGRPISQLSPVQPIHISSLDLSMASFGGHGMAGPSLDLDLLPGSASSSMPNLPYQPNGFSDMDKSLMTDIATNAMEELLGLLRTNEPLWMKSSTDGRDVLNLETYERIFPRANSHLKNPNVRIEASRDSGVVIMNGLALVDMFMDPNKFGELFPTIVSMARTIEVISSGMLGSHSGSLQLMYNELQVLSPLVPTREFYFLRYCQQIEQGLWIIVDVSYDFPQDNQFTSQCRSHRLPSGCLIQDMPNGYSKVTWVEHVEIEDKVPTHRIYRDLIHSGLAFGAERWLAALQRMCERFACLMVSGTSTRDLEGVIPSPEGKRSMMKLAQRMVNNFCASISSSNGHRWTTLSGTNEIGVRVTIHKITDPGQPNGVVLSAATTIWLPLSPQNVFNFFKDERTRPQWDVLSNGNAVQDVAHIANGSHPGNCISVLRAFNTSQNNMLILQQSCIDSSGSLVVYSPVDLPAINIAMSGEDPSYIPLLPSGFSISPDGQADQGDCASSSSCNATGSGSLITVAFQILVSSLPSTKLNLESVNTVNTLIGNTVQQIKTALNCNSS